TAACGCATGTAAATCCAATGAGAATCTCATAACGTTGGAAGAATATTATGCAACCTCTTTTGATGTTCCAGCAATCTGTCTCGTCTGTAAAACTTTTTTGGGCATAGGTCGCAATGATGTTTCGGCTCCTCGACGTGCAGTTTCCAATGTGCCGCCAAGTTATACTTGTATTTGAACCAACCATGGCATATTCTACACTGATATTTCGGCGCTTGACCACACTCAACTCGTAAATGCCGCTTCAAGCAAGACATTCTCATGTAGGAACGATTGCAATTTGTACATTTGTACGTTAACTGTCCGCGTGTCATTCGACTGGATTGGAAGATGCCTCGATTTCTTGAATTGGTTGCTAGTACCGGTTGCTGTACCTCGATCGTATTTTCATTCTTTGGATAAAGTTGCAGCCAATAACCTGAAACGGAAAGAAACGATGTAAATAATGTTCCGACTGATCGTTGATATCATGAACTTTCGATACAAAAAACAGAATAACACCTTCGCCTAGGAAACAACCAAATGAAACTTACACAAGGAAGTTGCGACAGAAACGGTGTTGATTGCAAGTTGTTGGCTAgcgaattagaaataaaaacaaacaaaatatataacgtgttgtgtaacaaataagaaacacgttgaaaaatgtaatttttattcattttaaggAAATGATCAAATTCCGCAAATGAATAACCGAAACAGAGCAAATTCTTGCAAATTTCAATGCGTCTTAAAATTCATATCTATGAAAGAACAAACATAAAATAAGCTCTATCCCATAACATTTATCGACGACGTTGTTAAcgacaataatataatacaaacgaAACTTTCCGCTTCCTTGGCAATTATGAATCATGCAAACACATTCATCGTCATATTCTTTCTTCATCTTTGTTATAGCGTTGAATTGTAACCTTTGATCGAAAGTAATTGCAACCATCGTTCATGtattattcgatattcttCAAATACTAGTAACGATATTCGATGTTCATACAGTTTCGATTAAAATGGAAACCaataaaacgaacaaaaatCCTCGGAAATGTGAAATTTCGAATTGGCAATTCGAGAGCAGTTAATACGTTTTAAAACGTAAGCTCGTGATCGATGATAACGAATGAAAGAATAGGCGTGGAAACCGTTAACGGCCGTAACTTCTCTTTTCACGCATCCGGTTCTCCAGTTTCGCCTGTCAAGCCGACCTCTCTTCGCGTTCAAAGTTGCTCGATTTCTTCACGTCCGCCACGTGAACGTTATAGTGTCTCAATAAACTGTGTTTGTGCTTGAATTTCGCGTGGCATATTACACACTCGAACTGAGCCTCCTTTCCGCACTCGAGTCTCTTGTGCCGCTGCAACGATATCACCCTCCTGTACTGTCTGCCGCAGGTGTCGCAAGGATACGTCTCGAAACCGATGGGTAGCCGGTACCAACACGCTGAAAACAGAAATCCTTGGTTAGCCGAATGTctgttggaaaattattttctcgacAGCAGCAGATTCGGTGCTTCGTCaccgaaatattttcttccgtCATAGACCGGAGGACGGTTGAATTTTCGTTTCGCTTGCTAATCGTTAACGTAAAAAAACGCTAAAACATGGAGGTATAGGAGAGTAGAATAACACTTACGCTCTTTAGAAAATAACCCGCAAcaaagattatttttttattattaataataataattaataataataataataataataataataataataataataataataatgttaataataaaattaactgCAGATAATCGTAATAGATATTCGTAATCCGACAGATAAATCTTTCCAAAAAGAGAGTTTAAAGTGCTAAATATCGGAACGAGTATTCGAGAGAGACGACTTGCATTCTTTCCTCGTTAATGCATTGTTCATCTGTAACAGAATTGAAACAAGGAACATCAAAGACACGAGTAACATGCGGAAGGTACCCGTCTCCTTGAAATGTCCAGCGATAATAAAAGTCGGATACATTGCGGAATTAGTCGCGGTTGGTTGGTCGATTGGTCCCCGTATAAAGCACGCCAAACGCAAAGTCGCCCCGAACTTAACAACGGAAAGTACAAGGGGAAATTGGGTAGAACGAGTATATCCTAGGTTAATTCGCCAAGCAGGTCGATGCGAGCATCCGTAAATACTGATATCAAAAATACTGGACTTCGTTTAGAAAAATTCTCCCAACGaatccttttcttttcccaTTCTTTGcagatgtatgtatatgttctCCGCCTCTGCCTCTTTCTACCATACGCATGTACgaatgtttatataaaaatgggAAAACGTTACTACTTATAAGGCTAGGAATATATACTTGTACGTAGAAGGACAAACGAGTCGATCTCGACAAAACGAAGGAATGTTCGAGTGAGGAATGTTCGAGTAGTTTACATCTTCCGACGAAAGCGTTTTTCCGCCTAAATGAAAGTCACAAACCGCGTGGGTAATTCGTAGAAAGAATAGCGCAGAGATCGACCCTTTTGTTCGCTTGAGCAAATTTAGTCGATCCTTCCGCTGAATTAAGATTAAGAGGAGCAAGTTTCTCCGCATTGGTAAATTCGTctaaaaagtataataattcCTAAAGATTATAATGTCGATTGTCCCGTCTGCGATTCTTCGTAACGTGTTTAATCCTAACGAGTTTACGCAGTATCAAATTGGACGTCCGTTAATCATAACGATTATAGCATcgttattatattgttattaagTATTTCGCTGATACTGAGCGATTACGATTGCTTGTCAAACCAGACATTCTAAATGCGATTACGATTCACAGAGATTCGTAGCGatctgaaaagaaaaaaaaaagaaaaaaaaaatatggtaCGACGTTATGATTCCTACCACTCATCGTCATCTATATCTTTCACTTTGCCACtagatttcatttcgtttGTTGCACACGCTATAGTCAAAGTATACATTGCACAAAGGTATCAAAGCTATCGCGCGTTGTATTCGAACGAAGGGCAAAGTCGAAAGATTTGGTACTTTTATTATCGTCTATCATAAATCTAAGTGTTTTCAGGTAACCGATTTTCCGGAGATAAATGCTCGCGATAAATACACGATCGCTTTACGCCTAAGATTACTTTTATACATATCGAGCGCACATGCGCTTATACATGtacgtgtatacatatatatatatatattttcttttttcagttTTGTCGAAGGCACTATCATCGCTTAACCCTATTACATCGAAatgatatataatttcatgtGTACTATTTCTTCAGTTCCATTTACCTTacgtaccttgtaacgtttTAACATGAAAGTATTTAACTTAGTATCTAAACACAAAAATGTCtaaagtatatatatgaaaGTACAAGAAAATGTACGTACACGACTCCAAGATAACAGATTTCAAAAGTGGTAACACGATCGTCAATGTTATTTCGACGTTGATCAGTCGATGAGAGAAAGCGGCTATCCTAATCTTTTGCGTGCGAGATAAATGTCGTTTGACAATGTTACTTTCACTCTACGATATCGTAACAGCCGAAAATACCACGAGTAGTCGTACctttttagaataaattattcctTTACATTTCGTAGATAATGTATTAAAGTTTGCGCCGATCGTAGTACGATCCTCGTAAGTActcgatatacatataataaacaaattgaaaGGAGATTTAAACGATAAAGTAAATGCCAGTTCGACCTTCGTTTGGCAATGAAAAATGCAgggaaacgaaaaaaagaaaaaaaaaagaaaaaaaagaagaaagaaacgaaaaggacAATTGATTGTCGTTCAATCAACTAATTCTAAGAAACGGTTTTTACAggataaatgtaaaaagaaactttaaataacgatagataaattgaaattatgtaCAGGTATAgaatcaaaatataataaatcctTGTATTGAGGTAACAAACtcgggaaaaagaaaatcgaacgattcCTTTTACTATTTCGTCGTCTGCTATTTACAACGCCTGAATGCAATTAACTCTAGATGAGAAacaaaacgaaggaaaaaagggaaatagTGTAAAATTAACCCGATAAGGTACGAGAAGGATAGGTCGAATCGAAACAAGAGAAGCAGAAAAGTGCACGTGTACGTGTTCCGATTTCTAGGACGATCGTGTAAATCCAACAAAATTCGTAACTTCGATATAGATTCTAGGCGCTTTCGTCGTACTCGATTTTTTGATGGTGACGCTTGTAATGTACCGTCAAATTGCCACGTTGCCTGGCCTTGTAAGGGCACATAGGGCACTGAAAAGCCGGCGGCTTGCCTCCGCATTCGACCATTTCATGACGACGCATCGTGCTTTTCCATCTATAACCCTTTCCGCAAAATTGGCACCGAAACTTTCGTTGTTGCTCGTGCGGAACGCCCATATATACAACACTAAGATCACAAGGCTGCGGCAATACCTCGAACGAGTCAGGAAATACCACCTCACGGGTAGACGTACGCGTACCACCACCATTGTCGTTTCCGCTATCGTAGCTGTTACTGTCCCAAGTGTTGCTGGCGCGTCTGCTCGCCAAAACTACACCGCCTCTCGTCGTGGTTGCAGTGGTCGACGTCGAAGGGCGACCTCTCTTACTGGTTTGCTGTTGCTGTGGTTGTTGCTGCTggtgctgctgctgctgctgctgcttgCAATCCGATCGTAATAACGACAGCAATGCAACCATTCCTGCAACAGGTCCCGACGCCAAGCGAGACGCGAGATCGTGGTAAAAGGTTATTCGactaaattaaaagaaaatcaacGAGAAACAAAAACGCAAATTATGACGGACGGTCGTAGGTGACGAGAAGGATAGTGTGGTAAAATGGATGTCAAGGATGCCGAGTTTCTTCTCGTTCGATGCACGAATAGTTATGCGGCAAGAGAGATCAGTGAGATTAAACCCGTAACCAACCCAACACATAACGTATCAGCCAATAGCCCCGAGAAATAAGTGCGCCCAGTGGTAAAATTTTGTCGTGTTTACGTGAATAGGCGTGAGGTTTTCGAGGGAGAGAAAAAGGACGGAGAGACAGGTTTGCTTGCGCAATTACGTAGCAAATCTATATAGGATGACGGTGAGCTTACGTTTGCTCGATATTTACTTAATACGGATCGTTACTTGATCGTAACGATCTGCGCTCGATCGTGTCTCTCCATCTCTTGCTCAACCTCGTTCATTGATGAAAAGATGCCAATTTCCAACCCTCcacaataaaataatcaaacaGAATGCTTCGCTCATCGTAAAATAATCTGCtttcgtacatatatattggaaactatatctattataatgtacaatatgaaatatgtactTTGTTGTGATCAATGAGTTTATACattgtatacgtatatgtacgtGTATCTCCTTTTGAAACACGTACGAGTATTCTTGGGAGAGAAGATAAAGACAGGCGAatcgttttaattttgaaatgcaAGCAATCGCTACACATTTACGTAGTCTACACTTGGAAAGTAACCTTTTTTCGACCACTGGGACGATTCGGTGACGTTACAACCGCTAAGCGACGCTTACACGAAATGTGCTACGCGATTTCCTGAAACAAAAACATGCATCGACAAGTTTAACGGCAGCTGTGATAAATCCGTGTTCAATGAATATATCTCAGAAGGAACGATACTTATCGTTGTTCCAAATGTAAAAATCTTATCGATGCAATGTACCTGtaaaatcaaacgaacgattaGCAATCTCTTTGAACGCTACGGTATTGTCATACGTGGTACAAAACTAATAGCAAGGATAACGAAtacacaaaataaataattagacaGTTGTAAAGAACGCACACGTAATTATCCATGCGCTTTATTCTTATAATATTGGAATTATAAGGGTCGATTATAGTCAGGAAAcgatacgaatattttttattcgtatcggttgtataacattttttacgtgcgaaaattctttttatcttctagTAGTATCTCCGAAGTATTGACGCGTTTTTCGTGATACATCCTGGTCAGAGAAAATAGACACCACGCGATTctaacttatttatttacatagctGTTGAGCAATTTCCTATGCTTGTGTGCCACGTGAGAGTCCAAATTGAACTTCCGTTTTGAGCTGAAGCGACAGTAGGGACAGTGGAATTGTGGAAGCATGCCGCATTCGAGTTTCAAGTGCCGGTACAGAGAAGAGGCGTTCGAATAGACCTTCTGGCACTTTCCACAAGGGTACTTCCTTCGTGGCTTATTCGTTGTCCTAGTCGAACAGTGTAGCCAGAAATCTGTGAAAAACCATTGAGTCAGCCAGATTATATATCCGCTGTGAAAGAGAGGTGACATTTagatttaaagaaagaaaaacacttTCGCGACTTT
This genomic window from Bombus fervidus isolate BK054 chromosome 5, iyBomFerv1, whole genome shotgun sequence contains:
- the LOC139987423 gene encoding uncharacterized protein isoform X1, whose translation is MVALLSLLRSDCKQQQQQQHQQQQPQQQQTSKRGRPSTSTTATTTRGGVVLASRRASNTWDSNSYDSGNDNGGGTRTSTREVVFPDSFEVLPQPCDLSVVYMGVPHEQQRKFRCQFCGKGYRWKSTMRRHEMVECGGKPPAFQCPMCPYKARQRGNLTVHYKRHHQKIEYDESA
- the LOC139987423 gene encoding uncharacterized protein isoform X3 gives rise to the protein MVALLSLLRSDCKQQQQQQHQQQQPQQQQTSKRGRPSTSTTATTTRGGVVLASRRASNTWDSNSYDSGNDNGGGTRTSTREVVFPDSFEIATNLCES
- the LOC139987423 gene encoding uncharacterized protein isoform X2 produces the protein MVALLSLLRSDCKQQQQQQHQQQQPQQQQTSKRGRPSTSTTATTTRGGVVLASRRASNTWDSNSYDSGNDNGGGTRTSTREVVFPDSFERVGTGYPSVSRRILATPAADSTGG